In Methylomonas sp. ZR1, one DNA window encodes the following:
- a CDS encoding LysM peptidoglycan-binding domain-containing protein: MPRSISKKSGRHLSYLLPILLATGCSQHAQKDHLSQSSTSKFSVFTRNGNAGKIHNKQVEAKEHATIWDRMLSLYALPEIDNARIDREVNWYLRNPEYLTRVQQRAEPYLYFILNEIEAKNIPGELALLPAVESAFRPDAMSPAQASGLWQFIPPTGRLYGLKQNSWYDARRDVVQSTQAATTFLKELSETFNNDWLLALASYNAGKGNIKNAVDRNIERGQPTDFWSLDLNNETSAYVPRLLAIAKIFANPEKYNVNLHQFANQPYFELVDVKSQLDLGKAAEMAQTPLDDFLKLNPGYNRWSTDPNGAQHLLIPVSKADSFKEKLAELPHEERIKWEHHTVGKKETLKSIASKHSTSVEEIINVNHLDDDTVAQGTILLIPVSYHSQKGEPTTSAVAAASQQSTPTPAQSSKQQYTVKKGDTLWDVSQRFSVDKDDILSWNKLPKKAALKPGQKLTIKKTSSSITVASTAPSVKQISYTVKPGDTLAQISKKFNVNVTELRKWNNVPKNKADIKPGSKLKVMIEASHPST; encoded by the coding sequence ATGCCCCGCTCAATTTCCAAAAAATCAGGCCGTCATCTGTCTTATCTACTACCTATTTTGCTGGCAACCGGTTGTAGCCAACATGCGCAAAAAGACCATCTAAGCCAATCATCAACTAGTAAGTTTTCCGTATTTACCCGGAATGGCAATGCCGGAAAAATCCATAACAAACAGGTAGAAGCAAAAGAGCACGCCACCATCTGGGATAGGATGCTGTCTCTTTACGCCTTACCGGAAATCGATAATGCCAGAATCGACCGCGAAGTAAACTGGTATCTCAGAAACCCTGAATACCTGACCAGAGTACAACAACGCGCCGAGCCTTATTTATACTTCATCCTCAACGAAATCGAAGCGAAAAACATCCCCGGAGAATTGGCCCTGTTACCTGCGGTTGAGAGCGCTTTCAGACCTGACGCAATGTCGCCAGCTCAAGCATCCGGTCTTTGGCAGTTCATTCCACCCACCGGGCGTCTTTACGGGTTGAAGCAGAATAGCTGGTATGACGCGCGACGCGATGTGGTGCAATCGACTCAGGCAGCCACTACCTTTCTGAAAGAACTGAGCGAGACTTTCAATAACGACTGGTTACTGGCGCTTGCTTCATACAACGCCGGCAAAGGCAATATCAAAAACGCCGTAGATAGAAACATCGAACGCGGACAGCCTACCGACTTCTGGTCTCTGGATTTGAACAACGAGACCTCAGCTTACGTACCCAGGCTGCTGGCAATCGCCAAGATCTTTGCCAACCCGGAAAAATATAACGTCAATCTGCATCAATTCGCCAACCAACCTTACTTCGAATTGGTGGATGTAAAGTCGCAGCTCGATTTGGGTAAAGCCGCCGAAATGGCGCAAACCCCACTGGACGACTTCTTAAAGCTCAATCCCGGCTACAACCGCTGGAGCACCGACCCGAACGGTGCGCAACATCTGTTGATTCCGGTAAGCAAAGCCGATTCCTTTAAAGAGAAACTCGCTGAACTGCCACACGAAGAGAGAATCAAGTGGGAACACCACACGGTAGGTAAGAAAGAGACTCTGAAAAGCATAGCCAGCAAACACAGTACCAGTGTAGAAGAGATTATTAATGTCAATCATCTTGACGACGATACCGTTGCCCAAGGCACAATCCTGCTAATTCCAGTGTCTTATCATTCACAGAAAGGCGAACCAACCACATCGGCTGTTGCCGCAGCGTCACAACAATCCACGCCAACCCCCGCCCAATCAAGCAAACAGCAATATACGGTTAAGAAAGGCGATACCTTATGGGATGTCTCGCAACGTTTTTCTGTTGATAAAGATGATATTTTGAGTTGGAATAAATTACCCAAGAAAGCGGCTCTGAAACCCGGTCAAAAACTGACTATCAAGAAAACCAGCAGCAGTATAACCGTGGCATCTACCGCGCCTTCCGTCAAGCAAATCAGCTACACAGTCAAACCCGGCGATACCTTGGCGCAGATCTCCAAAAAATTTAACGTTAACGTCACCGAGCTCCGCAAATGGAATAACGTTCCCAAAAACAAGGCGGACATCAAACCGGGCTCTAAGCTAAAAGTGATGATTGAAGCCAGCCATCCGTCTACCTAA
- the gltX gene encoding glutamate--tRNA ligase, translating into MSIRTRFAPSPTGYLHVGGARTALFSWLYARKHGGKFILRIEDTDLERSSQESVNAILEGMTWLGLEYDEGPFYQTHRFDRYKEAIQQLLAQGDAYYCYCSREELEALREQQMANKEKPRYNGKCRHGVDNPQGERVVRFKNPEQGEVIIDDLVKGRIVVANKELDDLIIARSDGTPTYNLTVVVDDMDMGVTHVIRGDDHVNNTPRQINILKALGAQLPVYAHVPMILGSDGARLSKRHGAVSVMQYRNDGYLPEALLNYLVRLGWSHGDQELFSLEEMVALFELEKVNVSASTFNTEKLVWLNHQYIMNSDPAHVARHLAWHMGERGIDPTTGPALADVVKAQRERCKTLVDMAAESEYFYKEFDAYEEKAAKKNFKAGVDDVLQHLLVQFSAIGEWEASGLHQVVLESAEQLQLNLGKVAQPLRVAVCGSGVSPAIDLTVALLGREKTLHRIERAIRYIKNVENS; encoded by the coding sequence ATGAGTATTAGAACCCGCTTTGCCCCCAGTCCCACCGGTTATTTACATGTTGGCGGTGCCAGAACCGCTCTGTTTTCGTGGTTGTATGCGCGCAAACACGGTGGCAAATTTATTTTGCGAATCGAGGATACCGATCTTGAACGTTCCAGCCAGGAGTCTGTGAATGCCATTCTGGAAGGCATGACTTGGTTAGGCTTGGAATATGATGAGGGGCCGTTCTATCAGACGCATCGTTTTGATCGATACAAAGAAGCCATTCAGCAATTGCTGGCGCAGGGCGATGCCTATTATTGCTACTGCAGTCGCGAAGAGTTGGAGGCTTTGCGCGAGCAGCAAATGGCCAACAAGGAAAAGCCGCGTTACAACGGCAAGTGCCGGCATGGCGTTGACAATCCGCAAGGCGAGCGGGTGGTGCGCTTTAAGAACCCGGAGCAGGGCGAAGTGATTATCGACGATTTAGTAAAAGGCCGCATCGTCGTTGCCAACAAGGAACTGGATGATCTGATTATTGCCCGTTCCGATGGTACGCCGACCTATAACCTGACGGTAGTAGTCGACGATATGGATATGGGGGTTACTCATGTAATACGGGGTGACGATCATGTTAACAATACGCCCAGGCAGATTAATATTCTGAAAGCCTTGGGTGCGCAATTGCCTGTGTATGCGCATGTGCCGATGATTTTAGGTTCCGACGGTGCAAGATTGTCCAAACGCCACGGTGCGGTCAGCGTGATGCAGTACCGCAATGACGGGTATTTACCCGAGGCTTTGTTGAACTATCTGGTGCGGTTGGGTTGGTCGCACGGTGATCAGGAATTGTTTTCCTTGGAAGAAATGGTGGCCTTGTTCGAGTTGGAAAAAGTTAACGTTTCCGCGTCCACGTTCAATACCGAGAAGCTGGTGTGGTTGAATCACCAGTACATCATGAATAGCGATCCGGCACATGTTGCTCGGCATTTGGCTTGGCATATGGGGGAGCGTGGTATCGATCCGACCACCGGCCCGGCGCTGGCGGATGTTGTTAAAGCGCAGCGCGAGCGATGCAAAACTCTGGTGGATATGGCCGCTGAGAGCGAATACTTTTATAAGGAATTCGACGCTTACGAAGAAAAAGCCGCCAAGAAGAATTTCAAAGCGGGCGTGGACGATGTATTGCAACATTTACTGGTGCAATTTAGCGCTATCGGCGAATGGGAAGCGTCAGGCCTTCATCAAGTGGTATTGGAGAGCGCGGAGCAGTTGCAGCTTAATCTGGGTAAGGTTGCGCAGCCCTTGCGTGTAGCGGTTTGCGGCAGCGGCGTATCGCCGGCTATTGACCTGACTGTAGCGCTATTGGGCAGAGAGAAAACCTTGCACAGAATAGAGCGAGCGATCAGATACATAAAGAATGTAGAAAATTCCTAG
- a CDS encoding tetratricopeptide repeat protein: protein MGKILFFCAMFLLASAVKADSVKEMAEQGNAQAQAKLASLYLLGREGFEKDEHKAAEWMEKAANQGLLDAQVVMGAMYDRGMGVNSDRDKATDWYEKAAKQGHATSLAILGRNDAAKGSVQFNYQAMRLNASRSIPGEYAKKFLTTK from the coding sequence ATGGGCAAGATTTTATTTTTCTGTGCGATGTTTTTACTTGCCAGTGCGGTAAAGGCTGACAGCGTGAAAGAAATGGCTGAGCAGGGGAATGCGCAGGCTCAAGCCAAGTTGGCATCGCTGTATTTACTGGGCCGAGAGGGTTTCGAGAAGGACGAGCACAAGGCCGCGGAGTGGATGGAAAAGGCGGCGAATCAAGGTTTGCTTGATGCTCAGGTGGTGATGGGTGCGATGTATGATCGAGGCATGGGTGTGAATAGCGACAGAGATAAGGCTACCGATTGGTACGAAAAAGCCGCTAAACAAGGACATGCCACCTCGCTGGCGATTCTGGGCAGAAACGATGCAGCGAAAGGCAGCGTGCAATTTAATTATCAGGCGATGCGTTTAAACGCCTCTCGCTCCATTCCCGGCGAATATGCCAAGAAATTTTTAACAACTAAATAA
- a CDS encoding OmpA family protein: MKRKLLFTATLAGALLSGCATQSSNNFQAFQPEDLNALVKSGKLVQKTNSFFVINDSSSSMSRTYVNSADYSGTKLDVEKNLLNKFNKSIPVMPLTSGLRSFGFGPCLSWGSTYLNQAVQNYTQAGFETAITSLQCSSGGTPLATALSESGKDITSAPGNIALIVLSDGIEEVSPLPTAEALKSQYGDKLCIYTVWVGNDQDVAGQAVLQDLANASGCGFSTTAEAITSAKGMSDFVKNVFLKAGTPKVADCSTQDDDKDGVSNCADKCPDTPKGAIVDKDGCWAFRGLLFDFDKSDVKAKYGPLIQNAVEVMKMNPGLTIEIQGHTDSYGKDAYNQKLSERRANAVKAELIKQGVEGKRLTAVGFGESKPVDTNETDEGRAYNRRVEYKRTDR, from the coding sequence ATGAAAAGAAAACTTTTATTCACGGCCACTCTGGCCGGAGCGCTGCTTTCCGGTTGCGCGACGCAGTCGAGCAATAATTTCCAGGCTTTCCAGCCTGAAGACCTTAACGCGCTGGTTAAATCTGGAAAACTGGTACAAAAAACCAACAGTTTTTTCGTGATTAATGATTCGTCTTCATCCATGAGCCGTACCTATGTAAATTCTGCGGATTACAGCGGCACCAAGCTGGATGTCGAAAAAAATCTGCTCAACAAGTTTAACAAATCCATTCCGGTTATGCCGCTGACATCCGGTTTGCGCAGCTTCGGTTTTGGCCCATGCCTGTCTTGGGGCTCAACTTATCTCAACCAAGCCGTGCAAAATTACACTCAGGCCGGTTTCGAAACTGCAATTACCTCTCTACAATGCTCTAGCGGCGGCACCCCACTAGCCACGGCGCTAAGCGAGTCCGGCAAAGACATCACCTCTGCTCCCGGCAATATCGCCTTAATCGTTTTAAGCGACGGTATCGAGGAAGTCTCGCCCCTACCGACTGCCGAAGCGCTTAAATCCCAGTACGGAGACAAGCTATGCATTTACACAGTCTGGGTCGGTAATGACCAAGATGTGGCCGGACAAGCGGTGCTGCAAGACCTAGCCAATGCATCGGGTTGCGGATTCTCGACTACTGCCGAAGCGATCACCAGCGCCAAAGGCATGAGTGATTTCGTTAAAAACGTCTTCTTGAAAGCAGGCACACCCAAAGTGGCCGATTGCTCAACCCAAGACGACGACAAAGACGGCGTAAGCAACTGTGCCGATAAATGCCCTGACACCCCTAAAGGCGCTATCGTCGATAAAGACGGTTGCTGGGCGTTCCGCGGCCTACTGTTCGATTTCGACAAATCCGACGTCAAAGCCAAATACGGCCCGCTGATCCAAAACGCCGTGGAAGTCATGAAAATGAACCCTGGTTTGACCATAGAGATTCAGGGCCACACCGATAGTTACGGTAAAGATGCTTACAACCAAAAGCTTTCCGAGCGCAGAGCCAATGCAGTCAAAGCCGAGCTGATCAAACAAGGTGTGGAAGGCAAACGCCTGACAGCGGTTGGCTTCGGCGAATCCAAACCCGTCGATACCAATGAAACCGACGAGGGCCGTGCCTACAACCGCCGTGTCGAATACAAACGTACCGACCGCTAA
- the dnaE gene encoding DNA polymerase III subunit alpha: MTPSFVHLRIHTEFSLVDGIVRIKPLVKKLAEYQMPAAAITEQSNLFSLVKFYKAAQGAGIKPLIGADALIFNPDEPASPFRLTMLARNQKGYVTLTELISRGYQEGQHQGIPMLHKDWIAENHEGLIVLSGAMDGDVGQALLAENAEQAKRCAEYWRDLFPNSFYLELQRVGKTDEERYIKLAADLASELELPVVATNDVRFIGKNDFDAHEVRVCIHQGRVLDDSRRPKNYTAQQYLRTAEEMAELFADIPEALANSVEIAKRCNVELTLGENYLPDFPVPEGMTLDDYFKHASRQGLEERLVQYPPVGKGSFAENRKVYDERLEVELNVITQMGFPGYFMIVADFIQWAKNNAIPVGPGRGSGAGSLVAYALKITDLDPIEFDLLFERFLNPERVSMPDFDIDFCMERRDEVIDYVARHYGRDHVSQIITYGSMAAKAVIRDVGRVMGHAYGFVDRLAKLIPFEIGMTLDKALQDSAELKALYDTEEEVKALIDMARSLEGISRNAGKHAGGVVISPTKLTDFSPLYCEQGGGNLVTQFDKDDVEAVGLVKFDFLGLRTLTIIDWALQTINRQRVQRGEEPVDISQIPRDDMPSYELLKNAQTTAVFQLESRGMKELIKKLKPDCFDDIIALVALFRPGPLESGMVDDYINVKHGAKAEYAHPLLEPILKPTNGVILYQEQVMQIARELASYTLGGADMLRRAMGKKKPEEMAKEREKFMSGAVANQIDAAIATYVFDLMEKFAGYGFNKSHSAAYALVAYQTAWLKAHYPAAFMAAVMSSDMDNTDKVVVLIDECREMKLEICPPDINVSDFRFTVNDQGQIVYGIGAIKGVGENAIEDLLKERAANGAFAGLYDLCKRVDLRKVNRRVLEALIRAGALDTIDPNRAAHLAELTTALRVAEQHGKMALAGQNDLFGLAVQVEVSDGEAEAYSTVVEPWTEKEKLEAEKQTLGLFLTGHPIAEYLPELKHITHGSLASLEVDAGRSRGKMEARVAGLIVEMRTRQTKQGKMMGFATLDDRTGRLEVAAFSNIYDKYRNLLSKDTILIAEGSLAMDDFTNSLRMTAEKLYSMEEARELYARGITLTIDLANGGLPPGWLANLQTTLTPFCGGQCPIQIEYRTAANKAILQLGDDWRVRPSDELLIRLRRLLSSETVLVRY, from the coding sequence ATGACGCCGAGTTTTGTTCATCTTCGTATTCATACTGAGTTCTCCCTGGTTGACGGTATCGTCAGAATCAAGCCCTTGGTGAAGAAACTGGCTGAGTATCAAATGCCGGCGGCCGCGATTACCGAACAAAGCAATTTGTTCTCGCTGGTTAAATTCTATAAAGCGGCGCAGGGTGCCGGCATCAAACCCTTGATCGGCGCCGATGCGCTGATTTTCAATCCTGACGAGCCGGCCTCGCCGTTTCGCCTGACTATGTTGGCCCGCAATCAAAAAGGCTATGTGACGTTGACCGAGCTGATTTCCAGAGGCTACCAGGAAGGGCAGCACCAAGGGATACCGATGCTGCACAAAGACTGGATTGCCGAGAATCATGAGGGTTTGATCGTGTTATCGGGAGCGATGGATGGTGACGTCGGCCAAGCTTTGCTGGCGGAAAATGCCGAGCAAGCCAAACGCTGTGCCGAATATTGGCGGGATTTGTTTCCAAACAGTTTTTACCTGGAATTGCAGCGGGTCGGTAAAACGGACGAGGAGCGTTACATTAAACTCGCGGCGGATTTGGCTTCCGAACTGGAATTGCCGGTCGTCGCCACCAACGATGTGCGCTTTATCGGTAAAAACGACTTCGATGCGCATGAAGTGAGGGTCTGTATCCATCAGGGCCGGGTGCTGGACGATAGCCGCCGGCCGAAAAATTATACCGCCCAGCAATATTTGCGTACCGCCGAGGAAATGGCCGAATTGTTTGCCGATATTCCGGAGGCCTTGGCCAATAGTGTGGAAATTGCCAAACGCTGCAATGTCGAATTGACCCTGGGCGAAAACTATTTGCCCGATTTCCCGGTGCCTGAAGGCATGACTCTGGACGACTATTTCAAGCATGCTTCGCGCCAGGGCCTGGAAGAACGACTCGTTCAATACCCGCCGGTAGGCAAGGGCAGCTTCGCGGAAAACCGCAAAGTCTATGACGAAAGATTGGAAGTTGAGCTGAACGTGATCACCCAAATGGGTTTTCCCGGCTATTTCATGATTGTTGCCGACTTTATCCAGTGGGCCAAGAACAATGCGATACCGGTAGGGCCGGGGCGGGGTTCCGGTGCAGGTTCTTTGGTGGCGTATGCGTTGAAGATTACCGACCTTGATCCCATCGAATTTGATTTGCTGTTTGAACGGTTCTTGAACCCGGAGCGGGTATCGATGCCCGACTTTGATATCGACTTTTGCATGGAACGCCGCGATGAGGTCATCGATTACGTGGCCCGTCACTATGGCCGCGATCATGTATCGCAGATTATTACCTACGGCTCGATGGCGGCCAAGGCGGTGATTCGCGACGTGGGGCGGGTGATGGGTCACGCCTACGGTTTTGTGGACAGGCTGGCAAAATTGATTCCCTTTGAGATCGGCATGACACTGGATAAGGCCTTGCAAGACAGCGCGGAATTGAAGGCGTTGTACGACACCGAGGAAGAGGTCAAAGCGCTGATCGATATGGCGCGTTCGCTGGAAGGCATCTCCCGGAATGCCGGTAAACACGCCGGTGGTGTGGTGATTTCGCCGACCAAACTCACCGATTTCAGCCCTTTGTATTGCGAGCAGGGCGGCGGCAATCTGGTCACGCAGTTTGATAAGGACGATGTCGAAGCGGTAGGCTTGGTTAAATTCGACTTCCTGGGTTTGCGAACCTTGACGATCATTGATTGGGCGCTGCAAACCATCAATCGCCAGCGCGTGCAACGCGGTGAAGAGCCGGTGGATATAAGCCAGATTCCGCGCGACGACATGCCCAGCTATGAATTATTAAAAAATGCCCAGACTACCGCGGTGTTTCAGCTCGAGTCGCGTGGCATGAAGGAGTTGATCAAAAAACTAAAGCCCGATTGCTTCGACGACATTATCGCGCTGGTGGCATTATTCCGTCCGGGCCCCTTGGAATCGGGCATGGTAGACGACTACATCAACGTTAAGCACGGCGCCAAGGCTGAATATGCGCATCCCTTGCTGGAACCGATTTTAAAACCCACCAATGGCGTTATTCTGTATCAGGAGCAGGTGATGCAGATTGCCCGGGAATTGGCCAGTTACACCTTGGGTGGCGCCGATATGTTGCGGCGGGCGATGGGTAAGAAAAAACCGGAGGAAATGGCCAAGGAGCGGGAAAAATTCATGTCGGGCGCGGTAGCGAACCAGATCGATGCCGCGATCGCGACTTATGTTTTCGACCTGATGGAGAAGTTTGCCGGCTACGGTTTCAACAAATCGCATTCAGCGGCTTACGCTTTGGTTGCGTATCAGACCGCCTGGTTGAAGGCGCATTATCCGGCCGCGTTCATGGCGGCGGTGATGTCGTCGGATATGGATAACACCGACAAAGTGGTGGTTTTGATCGACGAATGCCGGGAGATGAAGCTGGAGATTTGCCCGCCGGACATTAATGTTTCCGACTTTCGTTTTACGGTAAACGACCAGGGTCAGATTGTTTATGGTATCGGCGCGATCAAGGGTGTCGGCGAAAATGCGATTGAAGATTTATTAAAGGAACGGGCTGCCAACGGCGCGTTTGCGGGCTTGTACGATCTGTGCAAGCGTGTCGATTTGCGCAAGGTCAATCGCCGGGTCCTGGAAGCATTGATCAGAGCCGGAGCGCTGGATACTATCGATCCAAATCGTGCGGCGCATCTCGCTGAATTGACTACCGCCTTGCGAGTGGCCGAACAACACGGAAAAATGGCGTTGGCCGGTCAAAACGATCTATTCGGTTTGGCGGTACAAGTGGAAGTCAGCGACGGTGAAGCGGAAGCTTATTCCACCGTGGTCGAGCCGTGGACCGAAAAAGAAAAGCTGGAAGCGGAAAAGCAGACTTTGGGTCTGTTTCTGACCGGCCATCCCATCGCCGAATATCTGCCGGAATTAAAACATATCACCCACGGCTCGCTCGCCAGTCTGGAAGTCGATGCCGGCCGGTCCAGAGGTAAAATGGAAGCGCGTGTTGCCGGCCTGATCGTGGAAATGCGTACCCGGCAAACCAAGCAAGGCAAGATGATGGGCTTTGCAACGCTGGACGACCGTACCGGCCGGCTGGAAGTGGCGGCCTTCAGCAATATATACGACAAATACCGTAACCTGCTCAGCAAAGACACGATTCTGATTGCCGAAGGTTCATTGGCAATGGACGACTTTACCAACAGTCTTAGGATGACTGCCGAGAAGCTCTACAGTATGGAAGAAGCGCGCGAATTATATGCCCGCGGCATTACATTAACGATAGACCTGGCCAATGGCGGCCTGCCGCCGGGTTGGCTGGCAAATCTACAGACCACACTGACGCCATTCTGCGGCGGTCAATGTCCAATCCAAATCGAGTACCGCACTGCGGCCAACAAAGCCATCCTGCAATTGGGCGACGACTGGCGCGTGCGCCCTAGCGATGAACTCCTGATCCGCCTGCGGCGCTTGCTGTCTAGCGAAACTGTGCTGGTCAGATATTGA
- the rnhB gene encoding ribonuclease HII: protein MSHAVSSDNPPRIAGIDEVGRGCIVGPVVAAAVILDPLRPIAGLTDSKKLTEKKRKLLAEQIKSNALCWAVARAEASEIDTINILQATMVAMQRAVSQLEYRPDAVKVDGNRLPVVDIPGEAIVQGDLLVAEISAASILAKVARDEEMQTLDRLYPGYAFAIHKGYPTQQHLAALQQLGISPQHRKSFAPVKKYLV from the coding sequence ATGTCACACGCGGTATCCTCCGATAACCCCCCACGCATAGCCGGTATCGACGAAGTTGGCCGCGGCTGCATAGTCGGGCCGGTGGTCGCCGCTGCGGTAATTCTCGATCCACTCAGACCCATCGCGGGTTTAACAGATTCCAAAAAACTTACCGAAAAGAAACGCAAGCTGCTGGCCGAGCAGATCAAGAGCAATGCCTTGTGTTGGGCCGTTGCCCGGGCTGAAGCTAGCGAAATTGATACTATCAACATTCTGCAAGCGACGATGGTGGCGATGCAACGGGCGGTATCACAACTCGAATATCGCCCGGATGCGGTCAAGGTGGACGGCAATCGGCTACCGGTAGTGGATATACCGGGCGAAGCTATCGTACAAGGCGATTTGCTGGTTGCGGAAATTTCCGCCGCCTCGATCCTAGCCAAAGTCGCCCGCGATGAGGAAATGCAGACGCTGGATAGGCTGTATCCCGGTTATGCTTTTGCTATCCACAAAGGCTATCCTACCCAGCAGCATTTAGCAGCTTTACAACAGCTTGGGATTAGCCCGCAGCATCGAAAATCGTTTGCTCCTGTTAAAAAGTATCTTGTTTAA
- the lpxA gene encoding acyl-ACP--UDP-N-acetylglucosamine O-acyltransferase — protein MIDPRAVVHINAELADDVKVGPFSVIGPDVQIDSGTEIGPHVVIKGPTAIGKDNTIYQFTSIGEDPQDKKYADEITRLEIGDRNVIREFCTMHRGTQQDRGLTLIGSDNLFMAYTHVAHDCEIGDHVIMANGASIAGHVHLGDHAILGGFTLVHQFTKIGEYSFSAMGSAITQDIPPYVMVGGRPTRPHGINSVGMERNGVPPEVIRQIRKAYKILYKNNLRLEDAIEEMEDMAGESNELSNMVSFLRNVTRGILR, from the coding sequence ATGATAGATCCCAGAGCGGTTGTGCATATCAATGCCGAATTGGCGGACGACGTTAAAGTCGGGCCGTTCTCGGTTATTGGCCCGGATGTGCAGATAGATTCAGGTACCGAGATTGGGCCGCATGTGGTGATTAAAGGTCCTACCGCCATCGGCAAGGATAATACGATCTACCAATTCACCTCGATAGGCGAAGACCCGCAAGATAAAAAGTACGCCGATGAAATCACCCGTCTGGAAATCGGCGACCGCAATGTAATACGCGAATTTTGTACGATGCACCGTGGCACGCAGCAAGATCGAGGATTGACGTTGATCGGCAGCGATAATTTGTTCATGGCTTACACCCACGTGGCGCACGATTGCGAAATTGGCGATCATGTGATCATGGCGAATGGCGCCTCGATTGCCGGGCATGTGCATTTGGGTGATCATGCTATTTTGGGCGGTTTTACCTTGGTGCATCAATTTACCAAAATCGGCGAATACAGTTTTTCGGCGATGGGTAGCGCAATCACTCAAGACATTCCGCCATATGTGATGGTCGGTGGCAGGCCCACTCGCCCGCACGGGATCAATTCGGTGGGTATGGAGCGTAACGGCGTGCCGCCGGAAGTGATTCGGCAGATTCGCAAAGCCTATAAGATCCTCTATAAAAACAATCTGCGTCTGGAAGACGCCATCGAAGAAATGGAAGATATGGCCGGCGAAAGTAACGAACTTTCCAATATGGTCAGCTTTCTACGTAATGTCACACGCGGTATCCTCCGATAA
- the fabZ gene encoding 3-hydroxyacyl-ACP dehydratase FabZ produces the protein MAGTLDILQIQELLPHRYPFLLVDRVLDCEPGVRLLAVKNVTFNEPFFQGHFPSQPIMPGVLIMEALAQATALLTSQSNDQLGKGTIYYLAGIDNARFKKQVVPGDQLRLEVTYIKHKRHLWSFDCRAEVDGELAASAQIMCAAVAAEA, from the coding sequence ATGGCCGGCACACTCGATATTTTACAAATTCAGGAACTCTTGCCACATCGCTATCCTTTCTTGCTGGTAGACAGGGTGCTTGACTGCGAGCCGGGCGTGCGTTTGCTGGCTGTGAAAAACGTGACCTTTAACGAGCCGTTTTTTCAAGGCCATTTTCCGAGTCAGCCTATCATGCCTGGTGTGTTGATCATGGAAGCCCTAGCGCAAGCTACTGCGCTACTGACGTCGCAAAGCAACGATCAATTGGGCAAAGGCACGATTTATTACTTGGCGGGCATCGATAACGCCCGCTTCAAAAAGCAAGTTGTTCCCGGTGACCAATTGCGTCTGGAAGTGACTTACATCAAACACAAGCGTCACCTCTGGTCCTTCGATTGCCGTGCGGAAGTAGATGGTGAACTTGCCGCGAGTGCGCAAATCATGTGTGCGGCCGTGGCCGCAGAGGCATAA
- a CDS encoding OmpH family outer membrane protein has protein sequence MKNRISLFLMLMIFAGVSHAELKIGFVNVAKVLEKAPQAAKAKTRLETEFSPRDKALVSQQKEIKSLEEKLGRDTAVMGEEERHRIEKDILDKKRDAARAQQEFSEDFNMRRNEELGNLQKRIVEAVRALAKEESFDLLLTDGVIYANDQIDVTSRVQQKLENLSQ, from the coding sequence ATGAAAAATAGAATTTCTTTGTTTCTAATGCTGATGATTTTTGCTGGCGTGAGTCACGCAGAGCTGAAAATCGGTTTTGTCAATGTGGCGAAGGTTTTGGAAAAAGCGCCACAAGCCGCCAAAGCAAAAACGCGCTTGGAAACTGAATTTTCACCAAGAGACAAAGCGCTGGTTTCTCAGCAAAAAGAGATTAAATCGCTGGAAGAAAAGTTGGGCCGAGACACTGCGGTAATGGGCGAAGAAGAGCGTCATAGAATCGAAAAAGACATTCTGGACAAAAAACGCGACGCGGCTCGTGCACAACAAGAGTTCAGCGAAGATTTCAACATGCGTAGAAACGAAGAGTTGGGCAATCTGCAAAAACGCATCGTAGAAGCAGTAAGAGCGTTAGCCAAAGAAGAGTCTTTTGATCTGTTGCTGACCGACGGTGTTATTTACGCCAACGATCAAATTGATGTTACCAGCCGCGTTCAGCAAAAACTGGAAAACTTGTCGCAATAA